One window of Acidobacteriota bacterium genomic DNA carries:
- a CDS encoding tetratricopeptide repeat protein, whose amino-acid sequence MQNRIEVFKQMLEADPTNTMVMFGLAKEYEKIGETSEVIALLERYLATADDEGNAYGALGKAYASSGDREKARAAYEKGIEVSLANGHPTMANDYRMTLDLDYAD is encoded by the coding sequence ATGCAAAACCGAATCGAAGTTTTCAAACAGATGCTTGAGGCCGACCCGACCAACACGATGGTGATGTTCGGACTCGCAAAGGAGTACGAGAAAATCGGCGAAACGAGTGAAGTGATCGCGCTCCTCGAACGTTATCTGGCGACCGCCGATGACGAAGGCAACGCGTACGGCGCGCTGGGAAAGGCGTACGCGAGTTCCGGCGATCGCGAAAAGGCCCGCGCGGCTTATGAAAAGGGGATCGAGGTTTCGCTCGCGAACGGCCATCCGACGATGGCGAACGATTACCGGATGACGCTCGATCTTGATTATGCTGATTAA
- a CDS encoding M1 family metallopeptidase, which produces MKTKTIKRFAGCLCGIALLALSAAAQRELGARPSETGGPVPYEQAAYDVQKYDVAVKVDPATKSISGTTIVTARIVQPINAFVLDLDNPFTVSEVFQIEGSKKTKLKFERKGTKIWSYFPMTVQSGKTVSVEVVYAGTPRVAPRPPWVGGFMWEKTADGSPWISTAYQNDGADVMFPCKDYPHDKADTVAIRVTVPEGLYVASIGKLQRVVKNSDGTATYHWLMTNPIANYSVTINIAPYKVINDTYKSVGGETFPMIFYALPENAGKVAKLMAETKKYVAFFEKYLGPYPFRSQKLGIVETPHLGMEHSTIIAYGNKYQFDKDGFDWLMFHELGHEWWANLVTASDWRDFWIHEGFQSFMDTLYLGSVKGQDAYLEAMKKRAKATRNKQPVAPREAKFAYEVYLQAPDYVKGDGDIYGKGAVVLHTLRYLIGEKAFFSSLRRMAYPTKALERITTGGQSRFANTDDFKQIAEEESGMDLDWFFEVYLRQPALPRLGMVVNGDRIDFKWNVPNDLPFPMPVEISIDGRIEKLAMKNGTATIYTKGVTPVIDPNGLVLKAE; this is translated from the coding sequence ATGAAAACAAAAACAATCAAACGATTTGCGGGATGTCTTTGCGGTATCGCTTTGCTCGCGCTTTCCGCCGCCGCGCAGCGTGAACTCGGCGCGCGTCCGAGCGAAACGGGCGGTCCGGTTCCGTACGAACAGGCGGCGTACGACGTGCAGAAATACGACGTCGCCGTCAAGGTCGATCCGGCGACGAAGTCGATCTCCGGAACGACCATCGTGACTGCCAGGATCGTTCAGCCGATCAACGCCTTCGTACTCGATCTTGACAACCCGTTCACGGTTTCGGAAGTCTTTCAGATCGAGGGTTCGAAGAAGACGAAACTCAAGTTCGAGCGCAAGGGGACCAAGATCTGGAGCTATTTCCCGATGACGGTCCAGTCCGGCAAAACCGTCTCCGTCGAGGTGGTTTATGCCGGAACTCCGCGCGTCGCGCCGCGTCCGCCGTGGGTCGGCGGCTTTATGTGGGAAAAGACCGCGGACGGCTCGCCTTGGATCTCGACCGCTTACCAGAACGACGGCGCGGACGTGATGTTTCCGTGCAAGGATTATCCGCACGACAAGGCCGACACGGTCGCGATTCGCGTTACCGTTCCCGAAGGGTTGTACGTCGCTTCGATCGGCAAACTTCAGCGCGTCGTCAAAAACTCCGACGGGACGGCGACATATCATTGGCTGATGACGAATCCGATCGCCAACTATAGCGTGACCATCAACATCGCGCCGTACAAGGTGATCAACGACACGTACAAAAGCGTTGGCGGCGAGACGTTTCCGATGATCTTCTACGCGCTGCCCGAGAACGCCGGCAAGGTCGCGAAACTGATGGCTGAAACGAAGAAATACGTCGCGTTCTTCGAGAAATACCTCGGGCCGTACCCGTTTCGGTCGCAAAAGCTCGGAATCGTCGAAACGCCGCATCTCGGGATGGAGCATTCGACGATCATCGCCTACGGCAACAAGTATCAGTTCGACAAGGACGGATTTGACTGGCTGATGTTCCACGAACTGGGACACGAATGGTGGGCGAATCTTGTGACGGCGTCCGACTGGCGCGATTTTTGGATCCACGAAGGCTTTCAGTCGTTTATGGACACGCTCTATCTCGGCAGCGTGAAGGGCCAGGACGCGTATCTCGAAGCGATGAAGAAGCGGGCCAAGGCGACACGCAACAAACAGCCGGTCGCTCCGCGCGAGGCGAAGTTCGCTTACGAGGTCTATCTTCAGGCGCCGGATTACGTGAAGGGCGACGGCGATATCTACGGCAAAGGAGCGGTCGTGCTCCACACTCTGCGCTATCTGATCGGCGAGAAGGCATTCTTCAGTTCGTTGCGGAGGATGGCTTATCCGACAAAGGCGTTGGAGCGAATCACGACCGGCGGTCAGTCGCGTTTCGCGAACACGGACGATTTCAAACAGATCGCGGAAGAGGAATCGGGAATGGACCTCGACTGGTTTTTTGAGGTCTATCTGCGTCAACCGGCGCTGCCGCGACTCGGAATGGTCGTCAACGGCGACCGCATCGATTTCAAATGGAACGTCCCGAACGATCTTCCGTTTCCGATGCCGGTCGAGATCTCGATCGACGGCCGGATCGAGAAACTCGCGATGAAGAACGGCACGGCGACGATCTACACCAAAGGCGTGACGCCGGTCATCGATCCGAACGGCCTGGTTTTGAAAGCGGAGTAA
- a CDS encoding dehydrogenase E1 component subunit alpha/beta, producing the protein MATGTGKVNKKVASKTAKSNNSTTDKYHGLDRQTLVEMYRTMYMSRRIDDKEIQLKGQNKIFFQISGAGHEAVLVGAAKAMKPGYDWFFPYYRDRALMLGLGMTAQEMLWSSVGAEVDPNSHGRQMPSHWGSIPLNVPSQSSCTGSQALHAVGAAEASYRAGLVDGLREKIAGFKGDEVVYMSVGDGTTSEGEWWEALNSACNLKLPVIFVVEDNGYAISVPVEVNTAGGSISALVTGFPGLFIQKVDGTDPLASYAAFKAAVEYCRERKGPAFIHAKVIRPYSHSLSDDEKLYRPEEEREHDASIDPIRTFAEFLMTEGISSSEDLEALRKEVDAEVTAASDIAIATPQPAPESAWRNIYSPDVDPTDRALFDSEEGAELSGNAGTMVDLINRCMHEEMARDSRIVVFGEDVADCSREQYLERVKGKGGVFKVTANLQREFGSARVFNSPLAEANIVGRAVGMALRGLKPVCEIQFFDYIFPAMHQIRNEVAVMRWRSDGDSKCPMVIRVPVGGYLKGGAVYHSQSGTTLFAHTPGLMIVYPSNALDANGLLRTAIRCDDPVMFLEHKHLYRQVYNKSQYPSSEFRIPFGKAKTVKEGTDVTIITFGALVQRSFEAAKRLDKDGISAEVIDLRTLVPYDWEAVAESVKKTSRVIVAHEDPLSYGYGAEIAARISDELFEYLDAPVRRVGATDTFVAYAPQVEDYILPQIEDVEAAARDLMRY; encoded by the coding sequence ATGGCAACAGGAACTGGGAAAGTGAACAAGAAAGTCGCGTCCAAAACCGCTAAGTCAAACAATTCAACGACAGACAAGTATCACGGGCTCGATCGGCAGACGCTCGTCGAGATGTATCGCACGATGTATATGTCGCGGCGGATCGACGACAAGGAGATCCAGCTCAAGGGTCAGAACAAGATCTTTTTCCAGATCTCCGGCGCCGGCCACGAGGCCGTTCTGGTCGGCGCGGCCAAGGCGATGAAGCCCGGATACGATTGGTTCTTTCCGTATTACCGCGATCGCGCATTGATGCTTGGACTCGGAATGACGGCGCAGGAAATGCTCTGGTCGTCAGTCGGCGCCGAAGTCGACCCGAACTCGCACGGGCGCCAAATGCCGTCGCATTGGGGCAGCATTCCGCTCAACGTTCCGTCGCAGTCGTCGTGCACGGGCTCGCAGGCGCTGCACGCGGTCGGCGCGGCGGAGGCCTCGTATCGGGCCGGTTTGGTCGACGGCTTGAGAGAGAAGATCGCCGGATTCAAAGGCGACGAGGTCGTCTATATGTCGGTCGGCGACGGCACGACGAGCGAGGGCGAATGGTGGGAAGCGCTGAATTCGGCGTGCAATCTGAAATTGCCCGTTATTTTCGTCGTCGAAGACAACGGCTACGCGATCAGCGTTCCGGTCGAGGTCAACACTGCCGGCGGGTCGATCTCGGCGCTGGTCACCGGATTTCCGGGGCTCTTTATCCAAAAGGTTGACGGAACCGATCCGCTCGCGAGCTATGCGGCGTTCAAAGCGGCGGTCGAGTATTGCCGCGAGCGCAAAGGACCCGCATTTATCCATGCGAAAGTTATCCGGCCGTATTCGCACTCGCTTTCCGACGACGAAAAGCTCTACCGGCCGGAAGAGGAACGCGAGCACGACGCGTCGATCGATCCGATACGGACGTTCGCCGAGTTTCTGATGACCGAGGGGATCTCCAGCTCGGAAGATCTCGAAGCGCTGCGAAAGGAAGTCGATGCCGAAGTAACCGCGGCGTCCGACATTGCGATCGCGACTCCCCAACCGGCTCCAGAGTCGGCCTGGCGCAACATCTATTCGCCGGATGTCGATCCGACCGACCGCGCGTTGTTCGATAGTGAGGAAGGCGCCGAACTTTCCGGCAACGCCGGCACGATGGTCGATCTCATCAACCGTTGTATGCACGAGGAAATGGCGCGCGATTCGCGAATCGTCGTTTTCGGCGAGGACGTCGCCGATTGCTCGCGCGAGCAATACCTCGAACGCGTCAAAGGCAAGGGCGGCGTGTTCAAGGTCACGGCGAATCTTCAGCGTGAATTCGGTTCGGCGCGCGTTTTCAACTCGCCGCTCGCCGAAGCGAACATCGTCGGCCGCGCGGTCGGGATGGCGCTTCGCGGTTTGAAACCGGTTTGCGAGATCCAGTTTTTCGATTACATCTTCCCGGCGATGCACCAGATCCGAAACGAGGTCGCGGTGATGCGCTGGCGTTCGGACGGCGATTCGAAATGCCCGATGGTGATCCGCGTTCCGGTAGGCGGCTATCTCAAGGGCGGCGCGGTTTACCACTCGCAGTCGGGGACGACGCTTTTCGCGCACACGCCCGGTCTGATGATCGTTTACCCGTCGAACGCGCTCGACGCGAACGGCCTCTTGCGCACCGCTATCCGCTGCGACGATCCGGTGATGTTCCTCGAACACAAGCATCTTTATCGTCAGGTTTACAACAAATCGCAGTATCCTTCGTCGGAATTCCGGATCCCGTTCGGCAAGGCGAAGACGGTCAAAGAGGGAACCGACGTCACGATCATAACCTTTGGCGCGCTCGTCCAGCGCTCGTTCGAGGCGGCCAAACGGCTCGACAAAGACGGGATTTCGGCGGAGGTCATCGATCTCCGGACCCTCGTTCCGTACGATTGGGAAGCGGTCGCCGAATCGGTCAAGAAAACCTCGCGCGTGATCGTCGCGCACGAGGACCCGCTCTCATACGGCTACGGCGCCGAGATCGCGGCGAGGATCTCGGATGAGCTTTTCGAGTATCTCGACGCTCCCGTCCGCCGCGTCGGCGCAACCGACACCTTCGTCGCCTACGCCCCGCAGGTCGAAGATTATATTCTGCCCCAGATCGAGGACGTCGAAGCGGCGGCGCGGGATTTGATGAGGTATTAG
- a CDS encoding nitroreductase, with product MDRRRFITQFGKLLPVAGAALYLLSDKRNLIRADVEPFAESERFYEPAETEILFLASLAPSGHNTQPWFVQYLEPFHWIIGNDRSRWLPAVDPNQRETILSIGAFLQNIEYAAGHFGYACDWKLLAARNSDEKVVEVSLKKSAYAADFAIETIRSRRTVRSNFANEAIRRDDLDYIFASEPEFFRYLPPDSDASRFINEQTIEANRLQAYREPAQQELRDWIRFSNREARKHRDGLTTGSMEIDGFAGWFVRNLYTHDNVLSEDFRERGLNKVSEQVSAHGGWILATSNDESVAGLLEAGRRMQRLFLRVRERSIAIHPMTQILEEPATCAILNQAVGITESVQFILRAGYVNDYPPPVSMRRPVGWFLRT from the coding sequence ATGGACAGAAGGCGCTTCATCACGCAGTTCGGCAAATTACTGCCCGTCGCGGGCGCGGCTCTTTACTTGTTGAGCGACAAACGGAATCTGATACGGGCCGACGTGGAACCGTTTGCCGAGAGCGAACGGTTCTACGAGCCGGCGGAAACCGAAATACTCTTCCTCGCGTCGCTCGCGCCGAGCGGTCACAACACCCAGCCCTGGTTCGTTCAGTATCTCGAACCCTTTCATTGGATCATCGGAAACGATCGGAGCCGATGGCTTCCGGCCGTCGATCCCAACCAGCGGGAAACAATCCTTTCGATCGGCGCGTTCCTTCAAAACATTGAATATGCCGCGGGCCATTTCGGCTACGCTTGCGACTGGAAACTGCTTGCCGCCCGGAACTCCGACGAAAAGGTCGTCGAGGTAAGCCTGAAAAAAAGCGCTTACGCGGCGGATTTTGCGATCGAGACGATTCGCAGCCGTCGAACGGTCCGGAGCAATTTTGCGAACGAAGCGATCCGACGGGACGACCTCGACTATATCTTCGCGTCCGAACCGGAGTTTTTCCGCTATCTGCCGCCCGACAGCGACGCTTCCCGATTCATCAACGAGCAAACCATCGAAGCGAACCGTCTGCAGGCGTACCGCGAACCCGCGCAACAGGAATTGAGGGATTGGATCCGGTTTTCGAACCGCGAAGCAAGAAAGCACCGCGACGGCCTGACGACCGGGAGTATGGAGATCGACGGATTCGCCGGGTGGTTCGTCCGAAACCTCTACACCCACGACAACGTCCTCAGTGAAGATTTCAGGGAACGCGGCCTCAACAAGGTCAGCGAACAGGTTTCGGCCCACGGCGGTTGGATACTCGCCACGTCAAACGACGAGTCGGTCGCCGGACTCCTTGAGGCCGGACGGCGAATGCAACGACTGTTTCTGCGCGTCCGCGAACGAAGCATCGCCATCCATCCGATGACGCAGATTCTGGAGGAACCGGCAACCTGCGCCATCCTGAATCAAGCGGTCGGGATCACCGAGAGCGTGCAATTCATTCTGCGGGCCGGTTACGTGAACGATTATCCACCGCCGGTGTCGATGCGCCGGCCGGTTGGTTGGTTTTTGAGGACCTGA
- a CDS encoding VWA domain-containing protein → MRYKIFTTTIALVLFFALSVAAQNKPKIKTNRTNSNGTEMSIIVTAVPHGDKERAAVDKLRPADFAVYENKIRQRIISVKPASEAPTSIAVVIQDNLNWRVNSEIKELKKFIENLPDATRVMTAYLAVGGAIVTQELTTDRKQASETLRIVRGGSFSPGFSPFDGVADVAKHFDGEAPGRRIMIVISDGFDFSRGFAGASPFLSIELDRAIRECQRRGIAVYTIYAPGEDRRRMGRFEFNYGQGSLIRLADETGGESYFTSFDFANFRPYLDEFTETAARQWLITYKTSTIGKGFRTIKVTTDFDVHLHHLAGYFPKNAK, encoded by the coding sequence ATGAGATACAAAATTTTTACGACAACGATCGCATTGGTTCTTTTCTTTGCGCTTTCGGTTGCAGCTCAGAACAAGCCGAAGATCAAGACCAATCGGACAAATTCGAACGGCACGGAAATGTCGATCATCGTCACTGCCGTTCCGCACGGCGACAAGGAACGCGCCGCGGTCGATAAATTGCGGCCGGCGGATTTCGCCGTCTACGAAAACAAGATCCGCCAACGGATCATTTCCGTCAAACCGGCAAGCGAAGCGCCGACGTCGATCGCCGTCGTCATTCAGGACAACCTGAACTGGCGCGTGAATTCAGAGATCAAGGAACTTAAGAAATTCATCGAGAATCTGCCTGACGCGACGCGCGTGATGACCGCTTATCTGGCCGTCGGCGGCGCGATCGTAACGCAGGAACTGACAACTGACCGGAAACAGGCGTCCGAAACGCTACGGATCGTCCGCGGCGGATCGTTTTCGCCCGGCTTCAGTCCGTTTGACGGGGTTGCGGATGTCGCGAAACATTTCGACGGTGAGGCGCCCGGACGACGGATAATGATCGTCATCTCCGACGGATTTGATTTTTCCCGCGGTTTCGCCGGTGCGAGCCCGTTCCTTTCGATCGAACTTGACCGCGCGATCCGTGAATGCCAGCGGCGTGGAATCGCCGTCTACACGATCTATGCGCCCGGCGAAGACCGTCGCCGGATGGGTCGGTTCGAATTCAACTATGGCCAGGGCAGCCTGATCAGACTGGCGGACGAGACCGGCGGCGAAAGCTATTTTACAAGCTTCGATTTCGCCAATTTCAGGCCATATCTTGATGAATTCACGGAAACTGCCGCGCGGCAGTGGTTGATCACCTACAAGACTTCAACGATCGGAAAAGGATTCCGAACGATCAAGGTGACGACGGACTTTGACGTTCATTTGCATCACCTTGCGGGCTATTTCCCGAAGAACGCGAAGTAG
- a CDS encoding DUF3800 domain-containing protein, with protein sequence MLYIAYLDEFGHIGPFLSNDDPQHNTHPAFGLGGIVIPFSEIRQFSTYFFKLKNSLLEFELTKSGEHPAKWEKKGSSLFTIKNISKYRELRQATFRLMNRIKAIGGFTIYVGVEKRRDCVRHDSKRLYGTVLKEIIKRIDQECAARNARFLLILDEQEENVMRRQIVETASIEMFGRNARTTLIEPPFQVESHLFQTVQCADWLCGILGRLAYFECEPNAKPENETAQRYFGTRLNALSIRSGIRKRSAGS encoded by the coding sequence TTGCTTTACATCGCTTATTTGGATGAGTTCGGTCATATCGGACCGTTCCTCAGTAATGACGATCCTCAACACAACACTCACCCGGCCTTTGGGTTGGGCGGGATCGTCATACCGTTTTCGGAAATCCGACAGTTTTCGACATACTTTTTCAAACTGAAGAATTCTCTGCTTGAATTTGAACTGACCAAGAGCGGCGAACACCCCGCAAAGTGGGAAAAGAAAGGATCGTCATTGTTTACGATCAAGAATATTTCGAAATATCGTGAATTAAGACAAGCTACGTTCAGGTTGATGAATCGCATCAAAGCGATCGGCGGATTCACAATCTATGTTGGTGTGGAAAAGCGACGGGATTGCGTGAGGCACGATTCCAAGCGGCTTTATGGGACCGTGCTGAAGGAAATCATCAAACGCATCGATCAAGAATGCGCCGCGCGGAATGCTCGTTTCTTACTGATTCTCGATGAGCAAGAGGAAAACGTTATGCGTCGTCAGATCGTTGAAACTGCGTCGATCGAGATGTTTGGCAGAAACGCCCGAACGACATTGATCGAACCGCCGTTTCAGGTCGAAAGCCATCTCTTTCAGACCGTTCAATGCGCTGATTGGCTTTGCGGGATTCTTGGGCGGCTTGCGTATTTCGAGTGCGAACCGAATGCAAAACCCGAAAATGAGACCGCTCAGCGTTACTTTGGTACTCGATTGAATGCGCTGAGTATCAGAAGCGGAATTCGAAAGCGCTCCGCGGGCAGTTAG